The Saprospiraceae bacterium genome includes a window with the following:
- a CDS encoding cyclic nucleotide-binding domain-containing protein has translation MHDILFDFISKYVSLTEGEKDALLSLDIFHQVKKGTVLLKEGQKSHESYFVLKGCIRVYYMIDGEEKTTAFYTEMEGLTPHCVIYKTTSDYFVSSVEDCILLVSNTDMSVEVNRKFPKFEIMCRMLSEELLAKKQIDFDEFKTSSPEQRYLNLLQKRPDLIQRVPQHQLASFLGIKPQSLSRLRGRILEKKS, from the coding sequence ATGCACGACATACTATTTGACTTTATTTCAAAATACGTTTCTCTGACAGAAGGTGAGAAAGACGCACTCCTATCGTTAGATATATTTCACCAGGTAAAGAAAGGGACGGTTTTACTCAAAGAAGGACAGAAGTCGCATGAGAGCTATTTTGTCTTAAAAGGCTGTATTCGGGTTTATTACATGATAGACGGAGAAGAAAAAACAACAGCTTTCTACACAGAAATGGAAGGCTTGACACCACATTGTGTAATATATAAAACTACTTCTGATTATTTTGTAAGTTCTGTTGAAGACTGTATTCTCTTGGTTTCAAATACAGATATGTCAGTAGAAGTAAACAGAAAATTTCCAAAGTTTGAAATCATGTGCCGGATGTTGTCAGAAGAATTGTTGGCCAAAAAACAAATAGACTTTGATGAGTTTAAGACTTCATCACCCGAACAACGATACCTGAACTTACTTCAAAAAAGACCGGACCTTATTCAGCGGGTTCCGCAACACCAATTAGCAAGTTTTCTTGGTATAAAACCACAATCATTGAGCAGATTAAGAGGAAGAATTCTTGAAAAAAAGAGCTAA
- the bla gene encoding class A beta-lactamase, subclass A2, whose product MFKPFHLLIILIWLFGCKNNTEPTETLRNQIIQIIASKNATVGVSIIGNNGKDTLSINGDRHCVLQSVFKFHIAVAVLSEIDKGKLSLDQEVNIKKEEMLPDLWSPLREENPDGGSFTISRLIQYSVSQSDNVACDVLIRLIGTPQTVEHYIKSTGITDISIKINEEVMQAKWENMYQNWTTPRAASEMLRKFYNKDLKLLSETSYNFLWTTMKETSTGLKRLKGLLPDGTVVAHKTGSSGTNVEGLTAATNDIGIVFLPDGQYFIISVFVTDSKENEETNEQIIAEIGKVAYEYFVLKNKS is encoded by the coding sequence ATGTTTAAACCATTTCACTTATTAATAATTTTAATCTGGCTATTTGGCTGTAAAAACAACACTGAACCAACAGAAACATTGAGAAACCAAATAATCCAAATCATTGCATCAAAAAATGCAACAGTGGGTGTGTCCATCATTGGAAATAATGGAAAAGACACACTATCTATTAATGGTGACAGGCATTGTGTATTGCAAAGTGTATTTAAATTCCACATAGCTGTAGCCGTTCTTTCAGAAATTGATAAAGGCAAATTATCCTTGGACCAGGAAGTAAATATAAAAAAGGAAGAAATGCTACCAGACCTTTGGAGCCCATTAAGAGAAGAAAATCCTGATGGAGGCAGTTTTACTATCTCCCGACTGATACAATATTCTGTCTCCCAAAGTGACAATGTAGCATGTGATGTTTTGATAAGGCTCATCGGAACGCCGCAAACCGTAGAACATTATATAAAAAGTACTGGGATTACTGATATCTCGATCAAAATCAACGAAGAAGTCATGCAAGCGAAATGGGAAAATATGTATCAAAACTGGACCACTCCAAGAGCCGCCAGTGAGATGTTAAGGAAATTCTATAATAAAGACTTAAAACTGCTTTCAGAAACAAGTTACAACTTTTTATGGACCACGATGAAAGAGACTTCCACGGGCCTAAAAAGATTAAAAGGACTTTTACCTGATGGAACTGTTGTAGCACACAAAACAGGTTCATCCGGCACCAATGTAGAAGGTCTCACTGCCGCAACGAATGATATCGGCATTGTATTTTTACCTGATGGCCAGTATTTTATCATCAGTGTTTTTGTGACTGATTCAAAAGAGAATGAAGAAACCAATGAACAGATTATTGCAGAGATAGGGAAAGTGGCTTATGAATATTTTGTTTTAAAAAATAAGTCATAA
- a CDS encoding DUF1080 domain-containing protein, which translates to MYCNFNINGQTLIPLDTSNWDLYNGAKVTFESFEGQQTVKLKGKIFAKQINLSSGTVEVDVFANSKRSFAGIIFRQKDLNMEDVYMRTHKNGQVDAIQYTPIYNGESNWQLYKEYQAQVAFNQTGWNKLKVVFQHQIADIYVNDTKVLTVDKLRTDCNSGSIGLFSLFENQFANFRYSENVTDISLTGISVSSIPTEGLITQWQLTDAFELIDETSLPKNFDNLDYQNVTSEDSGLLPISKYISKANFGNFDENTEAYTIAKHEWTEKTETTRIFSFDYSDKILVYLNGMLLFNGNNTFRSKGVQFMGHMEIESNKLILPLKKGKNVVHCVVIEQANGWGLAAKIQ; encoded by the coding sequence ATGTATTGCAATTTTAATATCAATGGACAAACCCTTATCCCCTTAGATACATCCAATTGGGATTTATATAATGGTGCAAAGGTTACATTTGAGTCTTTCGAAGGTCAACAAACTGTAAAATTAAAAGGCAAAATTTTTGCGAAACAAATAAATTTGAGTTCAGGAACAGTTGAAGTAGATGTATTTGCCAATAGTAAAAGGAGTTTTGCCGGCATAATTTTCAGACAAAAAGACCTCAATATGGAAGATGTCTATATGCGAACACATAAAAACGGGCAAGTTGATGCGATTCAATATACACCTATTTACAATGGAGAATCCAATTGGCAATTGTACAAAGAGTATCAGGCTCAAGTCGCATTTAATCAAACAGGATGGAACAAACTAAAAGTAGTGTTTCAACATCAAATTGCTGATATTTATGTCAATGATACAAAGGTACTGACTGTTGACAAACTAAGGACAGACTGTAATTCCGGCTCTATAGGATTATTTTCGCTTTTTGAAAATCAGTTTGCTAATTTTAGGTATAGCGAAAATGTTACAGATATATCTTTGACTGGCATCTCAGTGTCTTCCATCCCTACAGAAGGATTGATTACACAATGGCAATTAACTGATGCTTTTGAATTAATAGATGAAACGTCATTACCGAAAAATTTCGACAATCTTGATTACCAAAATGTTACATCTGAAGATTCAGGTCTTTTACCTATTTCCAAATACATCTCAAAGGCCAATTTTGGCAATTTTGATGAAAACACAGAAGCTTACACTATCGCTAAACATGAATGGACCGAAAAAACTGAAACAACGAGAATTTTTTCTTTTGATTACAGTGATAAAATCTTAGTTTATCTTAACGGTATGCTGTTATTCAATGGGAATAATACATTCAGATCAAAAGGAGTTCAGTTTATGGGGCATATGGAGATAGAAAGTAATAAACTGATCTTACCTTTGAAAAAAGGGAAAAATGTAGTGCATTGTGTGGTAATAGAACAGGCCAATGGATGGGGTCTGGCAGCGAAAATCCAATAG
- a CDS encoding IS4 family transposase, translated as MDKDTTIKFVGQPIFAQIIKMVSKTVFSQLVSKHQSDRYYKEFKTWDHFVSLMFAILSRCDSIAEIIDGMVGLSGKLQYLSLGKVPAKSTFSDGMRKRSDKFFEDLYFALVKEYSSFLSDSKTLGKQFQQMLLIDSTTIRLFTEVLKGVGRNRKDDGKKKGGAKVHMVINAFEQIGQFIAITPARTHDKKFLELLDVKPHSLMVFDRAYNHYLQFAKWSQNKVFFITRKKSNAKYTIVSTIENPSLKGKEHGVHKDQIIELQYKENKEEKVLRLRLITYYDEKGMPYAFLTNSFEELTAEEVAACYKKRWDIELLFKKLKQNFQLHYFYGENETAIKTQIWCTLIAQLLLTVIQKQNAPQKAFSTVACTVRIHLISMLDLVETVKAKNKYYEKEDPLVGQQDIFGNTLTSRRIRKRQKKKEDTRGHLQKSDENKKNTIDNQSVNSS; from the coding sequence ATGGACAAAGATACGACGATAAAATTTGTCGGACAGCCGATTTTCGCTCAAATCATAAAAATGGTGAGCAAAACAGTATTTAGCCAATTAGTATCGAAACATCAAAGCGACCGCTATTACAAAGAATTTAAGACATGGGATCATTTTGTGTCTCTGATGTTTGCTATCTTGAGTCGATGTGATTCGATTGCTGAAATCATAGATGGAATGGTGGGTTTATCAGGTAAATTACAGTATTTAAGTCTCGGGAAAGTACCTGCGAAGAGTACATTCAGCGATGGGATGCGAAAGAGATCGGATAAATTTTTTGAGGACTTGTACTTTGCCTTGGTCAAAGAGTATTCATCGTTTTTGTCGGACAGCAAGACTCTAGGCAAACAGTTTCAGCAGATGCTACTTATAGATTCAACTACTATCCGATTATTTACCGAAGTACTCAAAGGAGTAGGCCGTAATCGCAAAGATGATGGAAAGAAAAAAGGTGGAGCTAAGGTACACATGGTCATCAACGCCTTTGAACAAATAGGCCAGTTTATCGCCATCACACCGGCTAGAACACATGACAAGAAATTTTTGGAGTTACTGGACGTTAAACCACACAGCTTGATGGTATTTGACCGAGCCTACAATCACTATCTTCAGTTTGCCAAATGGTCACAAAACAAGGTCTTCTTCATCACCCGTAAAAAGTCAAATGCTAAATATACCATCGTAAGTACGATCGAAAATCCATCCTTAAAAGGCAAGGAACACGGTGTACATAAAGATCAAATCATAGAATTGCAATACAAAGAGAACAAAGAAGAAAAAGTACTACGCTTAAGACTAATAACTTATTACGATGAGAAAGGGATGCCTTACGCCTTCTTAACAAATAGTTTTGAAGAACTAACTGCGGAAGAAGTAGCTGCTTGTTACAAAAAAAGATGGGATATTGAGCTTTTATTTAAGAAGTTAAAACAAAATTTTCAGCTCCATTACTTTTATGGAGAAAACGAAACAGCAATCAAAACACAAATTTGGTGCACCCTCATAGCCCAATTATTATTAACGGTCATACAAAAGCAAAATGCACCACAGAAAGCTTTTTCTACAGTAGCCTGTACAGTCCGAATTCACCTAATCAGCATGCTAGATTTGGTAGAAACTGTAAAAGCGAAGAACAAATATTATGAAAAAGAAGATCCATTGGTTGGACAGCAAGATATTTTTGGAAATACCCTGACATCAAGAAGGATTCGTAAACGGCAAAAGAAAAAAGAAGATACAAGGGGTCACCTTCAAAAATCAGATGAAAACAAGAAAAATACCATTGATAATCAAAGTGTTAACTCAAGTTGA